One window from the genome of Streptomyces cadmiisoli encodes:
- the ftsH gene encoding ATP-dependent zinc metalloprotease FtsH, with product MDVKRYFRGPVMWIVLAVLAVVVLMQVVGSSGGYKTVDTGQVVQAINDNRVEAAKLTTGDEQTIKVTLKDGEKVENSSKIQASYIGDQGVTIANTLQTKYQDKQIPDGYTVSPSKQNPLVGILLSLLPFVLIVVVFLFLMNQMQGGGSRVMNFGKSKAKLITKDTPKTTFSDVAGADEAVEELQEIKEFLQEPAKFQAVGAKIPKGVLLYGPPGTGKTLLARAVAGEAGVPFYSISGSDFVEMFVGVGASRVRDLFEQAKANAPAIVFVDEIDAVGRHRGAGLGGGHDEREQTLNQLLVEMDGFDVKGGVILIAATNRPDILDPALLRPGRFDRQIAVDRPDMQGRLEILKVHQKGKPVAPDVDLSAVARRTPGMTGADLANVLNEAALLTARSDQKLVDNKMLDEAIDRVVAGPQKRTRIMSDKEKKITAYHEGGHALVAAASPNSDPVHKITILSRGRALGYTMVLPDEDKYSTTRNEMLDQLAYMLGGRAAEELVFHDPTTGAANDIEKATNLARAMVTQYGMTERLGAIKFGGDNSEPFLGREMAHQRDYSEEVAALVDEEVKKLIETAHNEAWEILVENRDVLDNLVLALLEKETLGKEEIAEVFAPIVKRPPRPAWTGSSRRTPSTRPPVLSPKELALTNGANGATAAITAKTTAAEPAPAAEPATPEDRPEA from the coding sequence ATGGACGTGAAGCGATACTTCCGTGGGCCGGTCATGTGGATCGTGCTGGCCGTCCTTGCCGTGGTCGTGTTGATGCAGGTCGTCGGCTCGTCCGGCGGCTACAAGACGGTGGACACCGGCCAGGTCGTCCAGGCGATCAATGACAACCGGGTCGAAGCGGCCAAGCTGACCACCGGCGACGAGCAGACCATCAAGGTCACGCTCAAGGACGGCGAGAAGGTCGAGAACAGCTCGAAGATCCAGGCGAGCTACATCGGCGACCAGGGCGTGACCATCGCCAACACGCTGCAGACCAAGTACCAGGACAAGCAGATCCCGGACGGTTACACCGTCTCGCCGTCGAAGCAGAACCCGTTGGTCGGGATCCTGCTCTCGCTGCTCCCCTTCGTCCTCATCGTGGTCGTCTTCCTGTTCCTGATGAATCAGATGCAGGGCGGCGGCTCCCGGGTCATGAACTTCGGCAAGTCCAAGGCCAAGCTCATCACCAAGGACACCCCGAAGACGACCTTCTCGGACGTCGCGGGTGCCGACGAGGCCGTCGAGGAGCTCCAGGAGATCAAGGAGTTCCTCCAGGAGCCGGCCAAGTTCCAGGCCGTCGGCGCCAAGATCCCCAAGGGCGTGCTGCTCTACGGCCCGCCCGGTACGGGCAAGACGCTGCTCGCGCGCGCCGTCGCGGGCGAGGCGGGCGTCCCCTTCTACTCGATCTCGGGTTCCGACTTCGTCGAGATGTTCGTCGGTGTCGGTGCCTCCCGTGTCCGTGACCTGTTCGAGCAGGCCAAGGCGAACGCCCCCGCGATCGTCTTCGTCGACGAGATCGACGCGGTCGGCCGCCACCGCGGCGCCGGCCTCGGCGGTGGTCACGACGAGCGTGAGCAGACCCTGAACCAGCTGCTCGTCGAGATGGACGGCTTCGACGTCAAGGGCGGCGTGATCCTCATCGCCGCGACGAACCGGCCCGACATCCTCGACCCGGCGCTTCTGCGTCCCGGCCGCTTCGACCGCCAGATCGCGGTCGACCGCCCGGACATGCAGGGCCGTCTGGAGATCCTCAAGGTCCACCAGAAGGGCAAGCCGGTCGCTCCGGACGTCGACCTGTCGGCCGTCGCCCGCCGCACCCCCGGCATGACCGGCGCCGACCTGGCGAACGTGCTGAACGAGGCCGCCCTGCTGACGGCCCGCAGCGACCAGAAGCTGGTCGACAACAAGATGCTCGACGAGGCCATCGACCGCGTCGTGGCGGGCCCGCAGAAGCGGACCCGGATCATGTCGGACAAGGAGAAGAAGATCACCGCGTACCACGAGGGCGGACACGCCCTGGTCGCGGCGGCCTCACCGAACTCCGACCCGGTCCACAAGATCACGATCCTGTCCCGCGGCCGAGCCCTCGGTTACACGATGGTCCTGCCCGACGAGGACAAGTACTCGACCACGCGCAACGAGATGCTCGACCAGCTCGCCTACATGCTGGGCGGCCGCGCGGCCGAGGAACTGGTCTTCCACGACCCGACCACGGGTGCCGCCAACGACATCGAGAAGGCCACCAACCTGGCCCGCGCGATGGTCACGCAGTACGGCATGACGGAGCGGCTGGGCGCGATCAAGTTCGGCGGCGACAACAGCGAGCCGTTCCTCGGACGTGAGATGGCGCACCAGCGCGACTACTCCGAGGAGGTCGCGGCGCTCGTCGACGAAGAGGTCAAGAAGCTGATCGAGACGGCGCACAACGAGGCCTGGGAGATCCTGGTCGAGAACCGCGACGTCCTGGACAACCTCGTCCTGGCCCTGCTGGAGAAGGAGACCCTGGGCAAGGAGGAGATCGCCGAGGTCTTCGCCCCGATCGTCAAGCGTCCGCCGCGTCCCGCGTGGACCGGCTCCTCCCGGCGTACGCCCTCCACCCGTCCGCCGGTGCTCTCCCCCAAGGAGCTGGCCCTGACGAACGGTGCGAACGGCGCGACGGCGGCGATCACCGCGAAGACGACGGCGGCCGAGCCCGCGCCCGCGGCGGAACCGGCAACCCCGGAGGACCGCCCGGAAGCCTGA
- the hpt gene encoding hypoxanthine phosphoribosyltransferase, whose translation MRVDAKDMGADLQQVLITKEEIDAKLGELAAKIDAEYAGKDLLIVGVLKGAVMVMADLARALSTPVTMDWMAVSSYGAGTQSSGVVRILKDLDTDIKGKHVLIVEDIIDSGLTLSWLISNLGSREPASLKVCTLLRKPEAAKVAIDVEWVGFDIPSEFVVGYGLDYAEKYRNLPFVGTLAPHVYGG comes from the coding sequence ATGCGGGTGGACGCGAAAGACATGGGTGCCGACCTCCAGCAGGTACTCATCACCAAAGAAGAGATCGACGCGAAGCTCGGCGAGCTGGCCGCGAAGATCGACGCTGAGTACGCGGGCAAGGACCTGCTCATCGTCGGTGTCCTCAAGGGCGCGGTGATGGTGATGGCGGACCTCGCCCGGGCGCTGTCCACCCCCGTCACCATGGACTGGATGGCCGTCTCGTCGTACGGCGCGGGCACCCAGTCCTCCGGTGTGGTGCGGATCCTCAAGGACCTCGACACCGACATCAAGGGCAAGCACGTCCTGATCGTCGAGGACATCATCGACTCCGGCCTGACCCTGTCGTGGCTGATCTCCAACCTCGGCTCGCGCGAGCCCGCCTCCCTGAAGGTGTGCACGCTGCTGCGCAAGCCGGAGGCCGCGAAGGTGGCGATCGACGTGGAATGGGTCGGTTTCGACATCCCCAGCGAGTTCGTCGTGGGCTACGGCCTCGACTATGCCGAGAAGTACCGCAACCTCCCGTTCGTCGGTACGCTCGCGCCCCACGTCTACGGCGGCTGA
- the tilS gene encoding tRNA lysidine(34) synthetase TilS: MGPHPAVAAIRLAVRRVLHDILTEYFSGTSEPSPHDSERTAPGRPASPLVLVACSGGADSMALASALAFEAPKLGMRAGGITVDHGLQAGSDVRAEEVALRMRELGLEPVESITVRVGRDGGPEAAARDARYAALDAAAKRHSAVAVLLGHTRDDQAETVLLGLARGSGIRSLSGMAAVSGADGRYRRPFLQLDRQTARKACMVQSLPVWDDPHNADPAYTRSRLRHEGLPALEKALGKGVVEALARTAQLSRDDADALDTWASQAEASVRDAAGLLECAKLYALPPAVRRRILRRAAIEAGAPAGSLFARHIEEVDRLITGWRGQGAINLPGKVVAQRQGGRLVIRQG; the protein is encoded by the coding sequence ATGGGTCCCCATCCTGCGGTCGCGGCGATACGCCTGGCCGTCCGCCGCGTCCTCCACGACATCCTCACCGAATACTTCTCCGGCACCTCCGAGCCGAGCCCTCACGACTCCGAGCGGACTGCCCCCGGGCGTCCCGCGTCGCCGCTCGTGCTCGTGGCCTGCTCCGGCGGTGCCGACTCCATGGCGCTCGCCTCCGCACTCGCGTTCGAGGCGCCCAAGCTCGGCATGCGCGCCGGCGGGATCACGGTCGACCACGGCCTCCAGGCCGGCTCCGACGTGCGGGCCGAGGAGGTCGCCCTGCGGATGCGCGAACTCGGCCTGGAACCGGTCGAGTCCATCACCGTGCGCGTCGGCCGTGACGGCGGCCCGGAAGCCGCGGCCCGCGACGCGCGCTACGCCGCCCTCGACGCGGCCGCGAAGCGCCACTCGGCCGTCGCCGTGCTGCTCGGCCACACCCGCGACGACCAGGCCGAAACCGTCCTGCTGGGCCTGGCCCGCGGTTCGGGCATCCGCTCCCTGTCCGGGATGGCCGCGGTCTCGGGGGCCGACGGCCGTTACCGCCGCCCCTTCCTCCAGCTCGACCGGCAGACCGCCCGCAAGGCCTGCATGGTCCAGTCCCTGCCGGTCTGGGACGACCCGCACAACGCGGACCCGGCGTACACCCGGTCGCGGCTGCGGCACGAGGGCCTGCCCGCCCTGGAGAAGGCGCTGGGCAAAGGGGTCGTGGAGGCGCTCGCCCGTACGGCACAGCTGTCCCGCGACGACGCCGACGCCCTCGACACCTGGGCCAGTCAGGCCGAGGCCTCGGTCCGGGACGCGGCCGGCCTGCTGGAGTGCGCCAAGCTCTACGCGCTGCCCCCCGCGGTACGGCGCCGGATCCTGCGCCGGGCGGCCATCGAGGCCGGGGCCCCGGCCGGTTCGCTGTTCGCCCGCCACATCGAGGAAGTGGACCGGCTGATCACGGGCTGGCGCGGCCAGGGGGCCATCAATCTCCCGGGCAAAGTCGTCGCCCAGCGGCAGGGTGGCAGACTGGTGATTCGGCAAGGCTGA
- a CDS encoding zinc-dependent metalloprotease: MTSIGGAASAGMVDWNLAVATATRLVRPGPEVTRDEARAVVAELRRHAKASEEHVRAFTRMGTEETHDTPVLVVDRPGWVRANVAGFREILKPLLDKMQERRGTSPGGAVLGAVGGKVTGVELGMLLSFLASRVLGQYETFAPATRELPAGANGGGRLLLVAPNIVHVERELDVQPHDFRLWVCLHEETHRTQFSAVPWLRDHLEGEIQAFLGETDVDPMTVLERIREAAQSLAGGRPEGEEEDGGRSLVEIVQTPAQREILGRLTAVMSLLEGHADFVMDGVGPEVVGSVAEIREKFQQRRAKGASRLDLALRKLLGLDAKLRQYRDGERFVRAVVDEVGTDGFNRVWTSPNTLPTKAEISKPADWIARVHRKGEA, encoded by the coding sequence ATGACGAGCATCGGTGGTGCGGCATCTGCTGGGATGGTCGACTGGAATCTCGCGGTGGCGACCGCGACCCGGCTCGTGAGGCCGGGCCCCGAGGTGACCCGCGACGAGGCCCGGGCCGTCGTCGCGGAGCTTCGCCGGCACGCCAAGGCCTCCGAGGAACACGTCCGCGCATTCACCCGGATGGGCACGGAGGAGACCCACGACACCCCGGTCCTCGTGGTCGACCGTCCGGGCTGGGTCCGGGCGAACGTCGCCGGGTTCCGGGAGATCCTCAAGCCCCTGCTGGACAAGATGCAGGAACGGCGCGGCACCTCGCCCGGCGGAGCGGTCCTCGGCGCCGTCGGCGGCAAGGTCACCGGTGTCGAACTCGGCATGCTGCTCTCCTTCCTGGCCTCCCGGGTCCTCGGCCAGTACGAGACCTTCGCGCCGGCCACCCGTGAGCTCCCGGCGGGCGCGAACGGCGGCGGACGGCTGCTGCTGGTCGCGCCGAACATCGTGCACGTGGAGCGCGAACTCGACGTGCAGCCGCACGACTTCCGCCTGTGGGTGTGCCTGCACGAGGAGACCCACCGCACGCAGTTCTCGGCCGTGCCCTGGCTCCGCGATCACCTGGAGGGCGAGATCCAGGCCTTCCTCGGGGAGACCGACGTCGACCCCATGACCGTCCTGGAGCGCATCCGGGAGGCCGCCCAGTCCCTGGCCGGGGGCCGCCCCGAGGGCGAGGAGGAGGACGGCGGCCGGTCCCTGGTGGAAATCGTGCAGACGCCCGCGCAGCGGGAGATCCTCGGCCGTCTCACCGCGGTGATGTCCCTGCTGGAGGGCCACGCCGACTTCGTGATGGACGGGGTCGGTCCGGAGGTCGTCGGCAGCGTCGCGGAGATCCGCGAGAAGTTCCAGCAGCGCCGCGCCAAGGGCGCCTCCCGGCTGGACCTCGCGCTGCGCAAGCTGCTCGGACTGGACGCCAAGCTGCGGCAGTACCGCGACGGTGAACGCTTCGTGCGGGCCGTCGTCGACGAGGTCGGTACGGACGGCTTCAACCGTGTGTGGACCTCCCCGAACACCCTTCCCACCAAGGCGGAGATCTCCAAACCGGCGGACTGGATCGCGCGGGTGCACCGCAAGGGCGAGGCGTGA
- the dacB gene encoding D-alanyl-D-alanine carboxypeptidase/D-alanyl-D-alanine endopeptidase, whose protein sequence is MVVPELKPWRVARPHVTRVANAVRPRLARVTTAARPRVARLARAAKPQVTRVTRAKTWQYTTGAATVGLALAAVVVTAAGPWDSSGQRKAERDRAAARAGGGGADHGDRPGAAAGAPKPAPSAASVLTGLGGGTHTVRSAPGGKAFADVLDPLLNDPSLGSLRTAAVVDVTTGRRLYGSRAGEAVTPASTTKIATAVAALSALGPDHRLTTRTVYEPDTGELILVGGGDPTLTAREDGAGEADLRTLARETAAALKRTGVREATLSYDTTLFAGQELHPIGVNDNIALVSALMVDEARTDDSTHGPAPRVADPAAEAARTFAELLETHGITTTSPGPSKATSRAEALAEVASPPLSALVERMMTNSDNDIAEALARHVAVAAGEPADFRGAGRATLARLQKLGLPLNGAVFGDGSGLNRDNRLNADLLTALLLKAADPARPDLRATLTGLPVAGFTGTLSARYGDGAAGLVRAKTGTLTGVNALAGTVVNRDGRLLAFAFLASGTTDPVTAQAALDRTATALANCACR, encoded by the coding sequence GTGGTCGTGCCTGAGCTGAAGCCTTGGCGAGTCGCGAGGCCGCATGTGACGCGGGTCGCGAACGCCGTACGACCTCGCCTCGCGCGGGTCACGACCGCGGCACGGCCGCGGGTCGCGCGGCTGGCACGAGCCGCGAAACCGCAGGTCACAAGGGTCACGCGGGCGAAGACCTGGCAGTACACCACGGGCGCCGCCACCGTCGGCCTGGCGCTGGCCGCGGTCGTGGTGACCGCCGCGGGGCCCTGGGACTCCTCAGGCCAGCGTAAGGCCGAGCGGGACCGGGCCGCCGCCCGTGCCGGCGGGGGTGGCGCAGATCACGGCGACCGGCCCGGCGCGGCGGCCGGCGCGCCGAAGCCCGCCCCGAGTGCGGCATCCGTCCTGACCGGCCTCGGCGGCGGTACGCACACGGTGCGGTCGGCGCCCGGCGGCAAGGCATTCGCCGACGTCCTGGACCCGCTGCTGAACGATCCGTCCCTCGGCTCCCTGCGCACGGCCGCGGTCGTCGACGTGACGACCGGCAGACGTCTGTACGGCTCCCGCGCCGGCGAAGCGGTCACCCCGGCCTCCACCACGAAGATCGCCACCGCGGTGGCGGCCCTGTCCGCCCTGGGCCCCGACCACCGCCTCACCACCCGAACGGTCTACGAGCCCGACACCGGCGAGCTGATCCTGGTCGGCGGCGGCGACCCCACCCTCACGGCCCGCGAGGACGGCGCCGGCGAGGCCGACCTGCGCACCCTCGCCCGGGAGACGGCCGCCGCCCTGAAGCGGACCGGCGTGCGCGAGGCGACCCTCTCGTACGACACGACCCTCTTCGCCGGTCAGGAACTTCACCCCATCGGCGTCAACGACAACATCGCGCTCGTCAGCGCCCTGATGGTCGACGAGGCCCGGACGGACGACTCCACGCACGGTCCGGCGCCCCGCGTGGCCGACCCCGCGGCGGAGGCCGCCCGGACGTTCGCGGAGCTCCTGGAGACCCACGGCATCACCACGACCTCACCCGGGCCGTCCAAGGCGACGAGCCGGGCCGAAGCCCTCGCCGAGGTCGCCTCGCCGCCGCTGTCGGCGCTGGTCGAGCGGATGATGACCAACAGCGACAACGACATCGCCGAGGCCCTGGCCCGGCACGTCGCCGTCGCCGCCGGCGAACCCGCCGACTTCCGGGGAGCGGGCCGCGCGACGCTGGCCCGGCTCCAGAAACTCGGTCTGCCGCTGAACGGGGCGGTGTTCGGCGACGGCAGCGGCCTGAACAGGGACAACCGGCTGAACGCGGACCTGCTCACGGCTCTGCTGCTGAAGGCCGCCGACCCCGCCCGCCCCGACCTGCGGGCCACCCTCACGGGCCTGCCGGTCGCCGGTTTCACCGGCACGCTGAGCGCCCGTTACGGAGACGGCGCGGCCGGCCTCGTGCGCGCCAAGACGGGCACCCTCACCGGGGTGAACGCCCTCGCCGGAACGGTCGTGAACCGGGACGGCCGGCTGCTCGCCTTCGCCTTCCTGGCTTCCGGGACGACCGACCCGGTCACCGCCCAGGCGGCCCTGGACCGCACCGCCACCGCCCTGGCGAACTGCGCCTGCCGCTGA
- a CDS encoding inorganic diphosphatase, whose product MEFDVTIEIPKGSRNKYEVDHETGRIRLDRRLFTSTSYPADYGFVENTLGEDGDPLDALVILDEPTFPGCLIQCRAIGMFRMTDEAGGDDKLLCVPAHDPRVEHLRDIHHVSEFDRLEIQHFFEVYKDLEPGKSVEGANWVGRTEAEAEIERSYKRFKEQGGH is encoded by the coding sequence GTGGAGTTCGACGTCACGATCGAGATTCCGAAGGGTTCGCGGAACAAGTACGAGGTGGACCACGAGACCGGTCGTATCCGCCTGGACCGCCGCCTGTTCACGTCGACCAGCTACCCGGCCGACTACGGCTTCGTCGAGAACACCCTCGGCGAGGACGGCGACCCGCTGGACGCGCTGGTCATCCTGGACGAGCCGACCTTCCCCGGCTGCCTCATCCAGTGCCGTGCGATCGGCATGTTCCGCATGACCGACGAGGCCGGCGGCGACGACAAGCTGCTGTGCGTGCCGGCCCACGACCCGCGGGTGGAGCACCTGCGGGACATTCACCACGTCTCCGAGTTCGACCGCCTGGAGATCCAGCACTTCTTCGAGGTCTACAAGGACCTGGAGCCCGGCAAGTCCGTCGAGGGCGCCAACTGGGTGGGCCGGACCGAGGCGGAGGCCGAGATCGAGCGGTCCTACAAGCGCTTCAAGGAGCAGGGCGGTCACTGA
- a CDS encoding threonine/serine ThrE exporter family protein encodes MTEAEDRKPQSDEARTAFDPEITSEFAIPRGLDVPRGVAEPETTSEFAVPDGLDPPQGAAHEAEGSAFSPPRTYDARTAPAAFTPAEGIQVVSLTKDVPWQDRMRTMLRLPVTERPAPEPGPKAEEGGPAVPRVLDLTLRIGELLLAGGEGAEDVEAAMFAVCRSYGLDRCEPNVTFTLLSISYQPSLVDDPVTASRTVRRRGTDYTRLAAVFQLVDDLSDPETHISLEDAYRRLAEMRRNRHPYPTWVLTAATGLLAGAASVLVGGDVIVFFAAALGAMLGDRLAWLSAARGLPEFYQFTVAAMPPGAVGVALTLAHVDVRASAVITGGLFALLPGRALVAGVQDGLTGFYITAAARLLEVMYLFVGIVVGVLVMLYFGVQLGAQLNPEAALSIAERPVVQIAASMLLSLTFAVLLQQERATVLAVTLNGGVAWCVYGAMHFAGGLSPVASTAVAAGLVGLFGQLLSRYRYASALPYTTAAIGPLLPGSATYFGLLSIAQNDVNEGLGSLTQAAALAMAIAIGVNLGSEISRLFLRVGSAGRRKAAKRTRGF; translated from the coding sequence GTGACGGAGGCGGAGGACCGCAAGCCGCAGTCGGACGAGGCGCGGACGGCGTTCGATCCCGAGATCACGTCCGAGTTCGCGATCCCGCGGGGGCTCGACGTCCCCAGAGGTGTCGCCGAGCCGGAGACCACGTCCGAGTTCGCGGTCCCGGACGGGCTGGACCCCCCGCAGGGGGCCGCCCACGAGGCCGAGGGTTCGGCGTTCAGCCCGCCGCGCACCTACGACGCCCGAACCGCCCCGGCGGCGTTCACCCCGGCCGAGGGCATCCAGGTGGTCAGCCTGACCAAGGACGTGCCCTGGCAGGACCGGATGCGCACGATGCTGCGGCTGCCGGTGACCGAGCGGCCCGCGCCGGAGCCGGGTCCGAAGGCGGAGGAGGGCGGTCCCGCCGTTCCGCGCGTGCTGGACCTGACGCTGCGCATCGGCGAACTGCTGCTGGCGGGCGGTGAGGGCGCCGAGGACGTGGAGGCCGCGATGTTCGCGGTCTGCCGCTCCTACGGGCTCGACCGCTGCGAACCGAACGTCACCTTCACCCTGCTGTCGATCTCCTACCAGCCCTCGCTCGTCGACGACCCGGTGACGGCCTCGCGGACGGTCCGCCGGCGCGGCACCGACTACACGCGCCTCGCGGCCGTGTTCCAGCTCGTGGACGATCTGAGCGACCCGGAGACCCACATCTCGCTGGAGGACGCCTACCGGCGCCTCGCGGAGATGCGCCGCAACCGGCACCCCTACCCCACCTGGGTACTGACCGCGGCGACCGGCCTGCTCGCGGGCGCGGCCTCGGTGCTGGTCGGCGGTGACGTGATCGTGTTCTTCGCGGCGGCGCTCGGCGCGATGCTCGGCGACCGGCTCGCATGGCTGTCGGCGGCCCGCGGGCTGCCGGAGTTCTACCAGTTCACGGTGGCGGCGATGCCGCCCGGCGCGGTGGGGGTCGCGCTCACGCTGGCGCACGTCGACGTACGGGCGTCCGCGGTCATCACGGGCGGGCTGTTCGCCCTGCTGCCCGGACGGGCGCTGGTGGCGGGCGTACAGGACGGCCTGACCGGCTTCTACATCACCGCGGCGGCACGGCTGCTGGAGGTCATGTACCTCTTCGTCGGCATCGTCGTCGGGGTGCTGGTGATGCTGTACTTCGGCGTCCAGCTGGGCGCCCAGCTCAACCCCGAGGCGGCACTGAGCATCGCCGAGCGGCCCGTCGTGCAGATCGCCGCCTCCATGCTGCTGTCGCTGACGTTCGCGGTACTCCTCCAGCAGGAGCGGGCCACCGTGCTCGCGGTGACCCTCAACGGCGGTGTCGCCTGGTGCGTGTACGGCGCCATGCACTTCGCCGGCGGTCTCTCTCCGGTCGCCTCGACGGCCGTCGCGGCCGGGCTCGTGGGCCTGTTCGGGCAGTTGCTCTCCCGCTACCGCTACGCGTCCGCGCTGCCGTACACGACCGCGGCGATCGGGCCGCTGCTGCCCGGTTCCGCCACGTACTTCGGTCTGCTGTCGATCGCGCAGAACGACGTCAACGAGGGTCTGGGCTCGCTCACCCAGGCCGCGGCGCTGGCGATGGCCATCGCCATCGGGGTGAACCTCGGCTCCGAGATCTCCCGGCTGTTCCTGCGGGTCGGCTCGGCCGGCCGCCGCAAGGCGGCCAAGCGGACCCGGGGCTTCTAG
- a CDS encoding IS630 family transposase: MHTAAALQLREGDRSRLEALTRMSTAPAGLVQRARIVLLAADGVSNAQIASRLGTSRPTVLKWRDRYGASGIESLGDLPRPGRPGTVDEVAVLVATLAEDGRPPARLGVTHWSSRLLGKELGLSFSVIAKIWRKWGIQPHRVETFKFSTDPELEPKIRDVVGLYLAPPEKAVVVCVDEKTQIQALDRTAPILPLRPGLPERQTHDYRRNGTTSLFAALEVATGRISADACYERHTNKEFLHFLKQVAKAHPRVKLHVVVDNYATHKHPNVKAWLAKHPRVTLHFTPTSCSWLNMVEIFFGIITRQAIRRGTFESVPDLKAAIRAFIDGYNTRCEPFTWTKTADQILTKINRK; this comes from the coding sequence ATGCATACGGCCGCTGCGCTGCAGCTCCGCGAGGGTGACCGGTCTCGTCTGGAGGCGCTGACGCGCATGTCGACGGCGCCGGCGGGCCTGGTTCAGCGTGCGCGGATCGTGTTGCTGGCCGCCGACGGTGTGTCCAATGCGCAGATCGCTTCCCGGTTGGGGACGTCCCGGCCGACCGTTTTGAAGTGGCGTGACCGGTACGGGGCTTCGGGAATCGAGTCGCTGGGGGATTTGCCGCGCCCGGGTCGGCCGGGGACGGTGGACGAGGTGGCTGTGCTGGTCGCGACGCTGGCCGAGGACGGCAGGCCGCCGGCGAGGCTGGGGGTGACGCACTGGTCGTCGCGACTGCTGGGCAAGGAGCTCGGGCTTTCGTTCTCCGTGATCGCGAAGATCTGGCGGAAGTGGGGCATCCAGCCGCACCGGGTGGAGACCTTCAAGTTCTCCACCGATCCGGAGCTGGAGCCGAAGATCCGCGACGTGGTCGGCCTGTACTTGGCCCCGCCGGAGAAGGCGGTCGTGGTGTGCGTCGACGAGAAGACCCAGATCCAGGCACTGGACCGCACCGCCCCAATCCTGCCCCTGCGGCCTGGCTTGCCGGAACGCCAGACCCACGACTACAGGCGCAACGGCACCACCTCGCTGTTCGCCGCCTTGGAGGTCGCCACCGGCAGGATCAGCGCAGATGCCTGCTACGAGCGGCACACCAACAAAGAGTTCCTGCACTTCCTCAAGCAGGTCGCCAAGGCGCACCCCAGGGTGAAACTGCACGTCGTGGTCGACAACTACGCCACCCACAAGCACCCGAACGTGAAGGCGTGGCTGGCGAAGCACCCGCGGGTGACCCTGCACTTCACCCCCACCTCCTGCTCCTGGCTCAACATGGTCGAGATCTTCTTCGGGATCATCACCCGGCAAGCCATACGGCGCGGCACCTTCGAGTCGGTTCCCGACCTGAAGGCCGCCATCCGCGCCTTCATCGACGGCTACAACACCCGCTGCGAGCCGTTCACCTGGACCAAAACCGCCGACCAGATCCTCACGAAGATCAATCGTAAATAG
- a CDS encoding DedA family protein, with protein sequence MTTLALGPSWLDPNYLLDTFGIWGLLLIVFAESGLLIGFFLPGDSLLFTAGLLIASDQLDFPLWAAIALICLSAILGDQAGYMFGKKVGPSLFTRPDSRLFKQENVTKAHEFFEKYGPKSLVLARFVPIVRTFTPIIAGVSGMRYRSFVIFNVLGGILWGAGVTALGAWLGNVAFVKKNIEAILILIVLVSVLPIIIEFWRARSSKKKNAGQEPQSHEPAAQQQAPMDDATTRLRPIRPDHRDEPYGDHHHPQQGRPGQQGPQGQQQYGYGQHQNPQQPYGGQHPQGRPQQPYGGQQPQHPQQYPQGHPQQHPQQHPQGHPQQPYAPQQPQQPYAQGHPQQPYGGQHPQGRPQQPYGAQQGQPQDEQQYPYDPYRQG encoded by the coding sequence GTGACGACGCTTGCCCTCGGACCGAGCTGGCTGGATCCGAACTATTTGTTGGACACCTTCGGTATCTGGGGTCTGCTCCTCATCGTGTTCGCCGAGTCGGGCCTGCTGATCGGGTTCTTCCTGCCGGGCGACTCGCTGCTGTTCACGGCCGGTCTGCTGATCGCGTCGGACCAGCTGGACTTCCCGCTGTGGGCCGCCATCGCCCTGATCTGCCTCTCCGCGATCCTCGGCGACCAAGCGGGCTACATGTTCGGCAAGAAGGTCGGTCCGTCGCTGTTCACGCGCCCGGACTCCCGCTTGTTCAAGCAGGAGAACGTCACCAAGGCGCACGAGTTCTTCGAGAAGTACGGTCCCAAGTCCCTGGTCCTGGCCCGGTTCGTGCCGATCGTGCGCACGTTCACGCCGATCATCGCCGGCGTCAGCGGCATGCGGTACCGCTCCTTCGTGATCTTCAACGTCCTCGGCGGCATCCTGTGGGGCGCGGGAGTCACCGCGCTCGGCGCGTGGCTGGGCAACGTCGCCTTCGTCAAGAAGAACATCGAGGCGATCCTCATCCTGATCGTCCTCGTCTCCGTGCTCCCGATCATCATCGAGTTCTGGCGGGCCCGTTCCAGCAAGAAGAAGAACGCGGGCCAGGAGCCGCAGTCGCACGAGCCCGCCGCCCAGCAGCAGGCGCCGATGGACGACGCGACGACCCGGCTGCGCCCCATCCGGCCGGACCACCGTGACGAGCCCTACGGCGACCACCACCACCCGCAGCAGGGCCGGCCGGGGCAGCAGGGCCCGCAGGGACAGCAGCAGTACGGATACGGACAGCACCAGAACCCGCAGCAGCCGTACGGCGGGCAGCACCCGCAGGGCCGGCCCCAGCAGCCGTACGGCGGGCAGCAGCCCCAGCACCCGCAGCAGTACCCGCAGGGCCACCCGCAGCAGCACCCGCAACAGCACCCGCAGGGCCACCCGCAGCAGCCCTACGCCCCGCAGCAGCCCCAGCAGCCCTACGCCCAGGGTCACCCCCAGCAGCCCTACGGCGGGCAGCACCCGCAGGGCCGGCCCCAGCAGCCGTACGGAGCGCAGCAGGGGCAGCCGCAGGACGAGCAGCAGTACCCGTACGACCCCTACCGACAGGGCTGA